The genomic window CGTCGTGGGCCTCTGCTGCCTGACGTTCGAGCGGACCCGCGACTTCCCGCCCGAGGAGAGAGCGATCCTGAACATGATGGCCGGGTCGCTGGGCGCGGCGGTGGAACGCGTCGAGCTGGGCAGGCAGCAGCGCGCCGCGGCCGAGACCCTGCAGAGGCAGCTGCTGCCGCCCACTCTCTCCGAACTGGCCAGGCTGACCACCGCAGCGCGCTATCGGCCCGCCGTCGTCACCTCCGAAGCCGGTGGGGACTGGTACGACGTGATCATGCTTTCGGACGACCGGGTGGTACTGGTCGTCGGAGACGTGGAAGGCCATTCCATGGAGAGCGCCGCCGTCATGGGACAGGTCCGCAGCGCACTGGTCGCCTACGTGACCGAAGGCCACCGGCCGGCGGCGGTGATCGACAGGACCGGCAGGTGCCTCACGGCCATGGGCGCGGGTCTGCTGGTCACCTGCTGTGTCGTCGCCCTGGACACGGTCGCGGGCATGGCCGAGGTGGCGCTGGCCGGGCATCCCGAACCCCTGGTGCTGTTGCCCGACGGAAGCACCGACACCCTGCACGCGCCCGCCAACGTGCCGCTCGGCGTCACCGCTGAGGCGGGTTACCTGGGGCGTGAGCACACCCTCGTGCCCGAGTCGATCCTCATGCTGTACTCCGACGGACTGCTCGACTGGAGCGCGGCCGACCCCATGGCCGGCGCGAGAGCGCTGCTCGGCTCGGGCGACCCCGCTGCGCTGCCCGATCTCGAGGAACTGGCCGACCACCTCATCGCCGACACGACGGGACCCCAGTACCGACGCGACGACGCGGTCCTGCTCCTCGCCCGATGCGAACACGTCGACGGTGAGGTGGTGCCGCGGACCGACAGCCTCCGCATCCAGCGTCGCGACCTGCGCGGCGTCAAGACGGCACGCGACTTCGTGGACGACCGGATGCGAGCCTGGGGACTCACCGAAATGGCGGACGGCCTCCAGCTCGTGGTCTCCGAGATCGTGACCAACGCTCTCGTCCACGCCGGCAGCGACGTCGAACTGCGCCTGCGGGTCTTCGCGGAGCGCGTCCGGATCGAGGTACGGGACTCGGCCAGCAACCCGCCCGTCCCCTCGCCGCTGTCACTCTCCGAGGAGGGGCTCTCGCAGGCCGAGCACGGTCGTGGCCTCTTCATCGTCGACGCCTTGACCGAGGGGTGGAAGAGCTTCCCGAACGGCCGGGGCAAGACGGTCTCCCTGGACGTGCTGATCCCGGACAGCTGAGAGTGCAGGGCGCGCCTGCGAGCTGTGCGGCAAGTCCGTTGCCTGGTACGTCGGTTGGCCCAGGTGCGGCCAGGGCCGGGCGATGTCACGCCGGCCGGGCCGGCCCCGCTCCGGGCAGGCCGAGGAGTCGGCGTGCCACCACTTCGACGGGCTCGTCGCGTTCCTTGGCCAGGGCGGTCACCGCCCGGCAGGCGAGTTCGTTGATCCCGAAGGCCAGCGCGTCCGGTGCGACCCACCCAGCCGCCTCGTCGAGACGGTCCGGGTTCTCCTCGACGCTCGCGGTCACATAGATCGCGGCGGCTTCGAAGACGTTGTGCCGCGGCCGGGCCGGGTCCCTCGGGGGCACGGGGACGGGCGGATGGGCGGTGAGGACTCTTCGCAAGGGTGCGAACGCACGACGGGCGGAGATCACGAGCAGCCACCTTCCCCTGACGACGGTCTGCGTGTGACCGCGTTCACCTCAAGTCTTCCACCGGGCCATGGAGTTCGAACGCAATGTACGGGTGGATGCCGCCGCCGACGCGGCGCCGGCA from Streptomyces sp. NBC_01341 includes these protein-coding regions:
- a CDS encoding SpoIIE family protein phosphatase produces the protein MGSRSFDGSSAGVGTDRRDHLPQTGKSGLAAVLNRALQSAVHRLNAATAVVYLLDEDGTQLRTAMIGGSPPSAYTLPGRMPLDASYASARALASGNVEVLADPDLIEVDNSDGAPYPYVAISAPLTAPGHRFGAITVLRLETYGGCAQADAEAMRDIADELALDLAALAEEGVAVTPGHMPVLVPAFSAHAENRTPGWGIPDVPGSAGMSLVYPMRRLADMLNRATTMDHIVRAARFCVMIPFRAQALALVSAREGRLWVLGHTGDSSDIARNLHGAVLDDSTPAAKSVRDRPVFISHPSADESQTEAYLPLLGSRHATDLLPAEGADVVGLCCLTFERTRDFPPEERAILNMMAGSLGAAVERVELGRQQRAAAETLQRQLLPPTLSELARLTTAARYRPAVVTSEAGGDWYDVIMLSDDRVVLVVGDVEGHSMESAAVMGQVRSALVAYVTEGHRPAAVIDRTGRCLTAMGAGLLVTCCVVALDTVAGMAEVALAGHPEPLVLLPDGSTDTLHAPANVPLGVTAEAGYLGREHTLVPESILMLYSDGLLDWSAADPMAGARALLGSGDPAALPDLEELADHLIADTTGPQYRRDDAVLLLARCEHVDGEVVPRTDSLRIQRRDLRGVKTARDFVDDRMRAWGLTEMADGLQLVVSEIVTNALVHAGSDVELRLRVFAERVRIEVRDSASNPPVPSPLSLSEEGLSQAEHGRGLFIVDALTEGWKSFPNGRGKTVSLDVLIPDS